In Papilio machaon chromosome W, ilPapMach1.1, whole genome shotgun sequence, a single genomic region encodes these proteins:
- the LOC123723332 gene encoding uncharacterized protein LOC123723332 → MCESCMSECASIPETEKISGKSVSIEQLIMEVNKKLEVVFKIERSLEDMKTTVDFYAEKYQELFEFKKKTENKVKYLEQQTVYLEKRNKALEERIVDMEQKEKERNIEIVGLEKKDNEDLKSIMATLSKKVGVLSEDIEQVKRVGQEKQDKQSRPLPIIVTLRTKTAREQWLKQRKQVITNDDIYNDHNNNRIYINEDLSKYLRQIFWMAKKELKPMYKYIWVQNSKILVKASEVNKKIHAIRSQEDITQLMKCATRNDNVDSETTSRT, encoded by the coding sequence ATGTGTGAATCTTGTATGTCAGAATGTGCATCAATACCAGAAACTGAAAAGATCAGCGGTAAATCGGTGTCAATTGAGCAGCTTATAATGGAGGTAAACAAAAAACTGGAAGTTGTGTTTAAAATAGAAAGGAGTCTGGAAGATATGAAGACCACGGTGGATTTTTATGCTGAAAAATACCAGGAGCTGTTTGAGTTTAAGAAAAAGACCGaaaataaagtgaaatatttaGAACAACAAACTGTGTACTTAGAGAAAAGGAATAAGGCATTAGAAGAGAGGATAGTCGATATGGAGCAAAAGGAGAAAGAAAGAAACATAGAAATCGTGGGTTTAGAAAAAAAGGACAACgaagatttaaaaagtataatggCTACGTTATCAAAAAAAGTTGGCGTATTAAGCGAAGATATTGAGCAGGTTAAGAGGGTAGGGCAAGAAAAACAAGACAAACAATCTCGACCGCTGCCGATTATAGTCACCCTGCGCACAAAGACAGCGCGCGAACAGTGGCTCAAGCAACGTAAACAAGTCATAACTAACGATGACATTTACAACgaccataataataatagaatatatataaatgaagaCTTGAGTAAATACTTGCGTCAAATTTTTTGGATGGCAAAAAAGGAGCTTAAAccaatgtataaatatatatgggtacaaaattcaaaaattcttgTGAAAGCCAgcgaagtaaataaaaaaatccatgCTATTAGGTCACAGGAGGATATTACTCAATTAATGAAGTGTGCTACCCGCAATGATAATGTGGACAGCGAAACAACATCACGCACATAA